Proteins from one Gimesia maris genomic window:
- a CDS encoding FAD-binding oxidoreductase, with protein MVDDTSQTINLSAPVLEKLEAGSRPFSILIQKLAGIVGKTGILYNADELLVYECDGYIVDKSAPDIVVFPTTTEQVSATVKLCNEFNVPFLARGAGTSLSGGCLPIGGGVMIVLTRMKQILELNLRDRYAIVEPGMVNLHLTNALKGTGYHYAPDPSSQGSCTIGGNIATNSGGPHTLKYGVTTNHVLGLEAVLPDGTIVELGGPTAEVPGYDLHGVYVGNEGTFGICTKAIVRLTRDPEAHRTMLAVFQTIGDATRAISEIIAEGIIPSALEMMDHGIIQAVEEAFHFGFPLDAGAVLLIEVDGLEVALDAEVSKILEICNKNNVREIQRADTPEERMLIWKSRKQAFGAIGRLSPSYCTQDGVVPRTRLPEILEFIEQTSEKYGLRIVNVFHAGDGNVHPILLFDERDQGQIQLVLEASEEILEKCLELGGSVTGEHGIGVEKINFMSRIFNETDLATMEKVRNIFNPRQICSRDKVLPQHTSENSPKVVQAHPARRAPH; from the coding sequence ATGGTTGACGACACCAGCCAGACCATCAACCTGTCAGCTCCTGTTTTAGAAAAGCTGGAGGCAGGAAGCCGACCGTTCTCCATTCTGATTCAAAAATTAGCCGGAATCGTAGGAAAAACCGGCATCCTGTATAATGCGGATGAACTGCTCGTTTACGAATGTGACGGATACATCGTCGATAAATCCGCGCCGGATATTGTCGTCTTCCCCACCACGACCGAACAGGTTTCAGCAACAGTCAAACTCTGCAACGAATTCAATGTTCCCTTCCTGGCCCGCGGTGCCGGAACCAGTCTCTCGGGCGGTTGTCTGCCCATAGGGGGCGGCGTCATGATCGTATTGACCCGCATGAAACAAATTCTGGAACTGAACCTCAGAGATCGATACGCGATTGTAGAACCAGGCATGGTCAACCTGCACCTGACGAATGCCCTGAAAGGGACCGGTTATCATTACGCTCCCGATCCTTCCAGTCAGGGTTCTTGTACGATTGGCGGAAATATTGCCACCAACTCCGGTGGCCCGCATACGCTGAAGTACGGAGTGACAACCAACCATGTGCTGGGACTGGAAGCGGTCCTGCCTGATGGCACCATTGTGGAACTGGGTGGCCCCACCGCGGAGGTTCCCGGTTATGACCTGCATGGCGTCTATGTCGGCAACGAAGGTACCTTCGGCATCTGTACCAAGGCCATCGTCCGCCTGACACGTGATCCGGAAGCCCATCGCACGATGCTGGCTGTCTTTCAGACGATCGGTGACGCCACCCGTGCGATCTCCGAAATTATTGCAGAAGGGATTATTCCCTCCGCCCTGGAAATGATGGATCACGGGATTATCCAGGCAGTGGAAGAAGCATTTCACTTTGGTTTTCCACTGGATGCAGGCGCAGTGTTACTGATAGAAGTCGATGGGCTGGAAGTCGCTTTGGATGCGGAAGTTTCAAAAATCCTGGAAATCTGCAACAAGAATAATGTTCGGGAGATTCAGCGTGCTGACACTCCTGAAGAACGCATGCTGATCTGGAAAAGTCGCAAACAGGCCTTTGGAGCCATCGGTCGACTCAGCCCGAGCTACTGTACCCAGGATGGAGTTGTTCCCCGAACAAGGCTCCCGGAAATTCTCGAATTTATAGAACAGACCAGCGAAAAATATGGTTTAAGAATCGTCAACGTCTTTCACGCCGGAGATGGTAACGTGCATCCGATCCTGCTGTTTGATGAACGCGATCAGGGACAGATTCAACTGGTGCTCGAAGCCAGCGAGGAGATTCTGGAAAAGTGTCTTGAACTGGGTGGCAGCGTCACCGGAGAACATGGAATTGGTGTGGAAAAAATCAATTTCATGAGCCGCATTTTCAATGAAACCGATCTGGCCACAATGGAAAAGGTCCGAAATATTTTTAACCCGCGGCAGATCTGCAGTCGAGACAAGGTGCTGCCTCAACATACTTCAGAGAATTCACCCAAGGTGGTCCAGGCACATCCGGCCCGTCGCGCACCACACTGA
- a CDS encoding M48 family metalloprotease: MTRYIRTSHGSRNSSFKMRLIIAVGIALFSYVSYLMKSDVNEVTGENQRVALTEQQEIALGLQALPAILQQHQGEPPDQQAQAYVDRVGRRLLDSFNAALAKEGRHNPYRFNFHLLKDNQVVNAFALPGGQIFITAALYNQLETEGQLAGVLGHEIGHVLSRHGAQQMAKQELTQGLAGAAGVAGGDVSSARLAAMIGSMVNMKYGRKDELESDRWGIKLMVMAGYDPHAMIAVMDILKRSAGPGRQPEIFSTHPDPGNRIERIQYFIQQAYPSGLPPDLEP; this comes from the coding sequence ATGACACGGTATATCAGAACCTCTCATGGTTCACGGAATTCCTCGTTTAAGATGCGGCTCATCATCGCTGTTGGCATCGCACTGTTCAGTTACGTTTCGTACCTGATGAAGTCCGATGTCAATGAAGTCACCGGGGAGAATCAGCGGGTTGCTTTAACAGAACAGCAGGAAATCGCGCTGGGGCTGCAGGCGTTGCCCGCCATTCTGCAACAGCATCAGGGAGAACCCCCCGATCAACAGGCCCAGGCGTATGTTGATCGTGTCGGACGACGGCTGCTTGACAGTTTCAATGCCGCGCTGGCAAAAGAGGGGCGACACAACCCTTATCGGTTCAATTTCCACCTGCTGAAAGACAATCAGGTCGTTAACGCGTTTGCCTTGCCCGGCGGGCAGATCTTCATCACGGCTGCCTTGTACAATCAACTCGAGACAGAAGGACAACTCGCTGGCGTACTGGGACATGAAATTGGACACGTCCTGTCTCGGCATGGTGCTCAACAGATGGCAAAACAGGAACTCACACAAGGTCTGGCCGGCGCGGCCGGTGTGGCCGGCGGAGATGTCAGCAGCGCCCGCCTGGCGGCGATGATTGGCTCAATGGTGAATATGAAATATGGTAGAAAGGATGAACTCGAGTCGGATCGCTGGGGTATCAAACTGATGGTCATGGCAGGCTACGATCCTCACGCCATGATCGCAGTCATGGATATTCTGAAACGCTCTGCCGGTCCCGGCAGGCAGCCTGAAATCTTCAGCACGCACCCCGATCCCGGAAACCGTATCGAACGCATCCAGTATTTCATACAGCAAGCGTATCCATCAGGGCTCCCGCCTGATCTCGAACCCTGA
- a CDS encoding TVP38/TMEM64 family protein, producing MDRADSDSQSHDNESSESQTLQPAAKPGQKRTAIYLRVILLIALAGIAGMVYFQYRDLLTLKYLATQEDRWQDFAAKYPVSIYLVAFLIYTGITGLSLPGAVPLTLSYGWFFGFWKGLLLVSFASTAGATLAFLTSRYLFRAAIQNRYSDRFTSFNQQFEKEGAFYLFTLRLVVAVPFFLINLLMGLTTIRVWTFWWVSQLGMLAGTAVYVYAGTSVPTLQELSSQGARGILSPQLIIAFILLGTFPLLVKKSVNRLRKQT from the coding sequence GTGGACCGTGCCGATTCTGATTCGCAGTCACACGATAATGAATCCAGTGAATCGCAGACTCTTCAGCCTGCGGCCAAACCCGGTCAGAAACGAACTGCGATATACCTGCGTGTCATACTATTGATTGCCCTGGCAGGGATTGCTGGCATGGTTTATTTCCAGTACCGTGATCTCCTGACACTGAAATATCTGGCCACGCAGGAAGATCGCTGGCAGGATTTTGCCGCAAAATACCCGGTCTCAATTTACCTGGTTGCCTTTTTGATCTATACCGGAATCACCGGCCTCTCCCTGCCTGGTGCAGTCCCATTAACCTTATCTTATGGCTGGTTTTTCGGATTCTGGAAAGGCCTGCTGCTCGTCAGCTTTGCATCCACGGCCGGCGCAACCCTGGCATTCTTAACCAGTCGCTATCTGTTTCGCGCGGCAATTCAAAATCGCTACAGCGATCGCTTTACCAGTTTTAATCAACAGTTTGAAAAAGAAGGGGCCTTCTATCTCTTTACGCTCAGACTGGTTGTCGCGGTTCCGTTTTTTCTCATCAACCTGTTAATGGGCCTCACGACGATTCGTGTCTGGACATTCTGGTGGGTCAGTCAACTGGGGATGCTTGCCGGGACCGCCGTTTATGTCTACGCTGGCACGAGTGTTCCCACCTTGCAGGAACTGTCCAGCCAGGGAGCCCGCGGGATTTTGTCCCCCCAGCTGATTATTGCCTTTATTCTACTGGGAACGTTTCCTCTACTTGTGAAGAAATCAGTGAATCGACTGCGGAAACAGACTTGA
- a CDS encoding mercuric reductase translates to MTESLQIDPPDEFNQQLVKQVHPPDWINPEPDGRYNLVVIGAGTAGLVTAAGAAGLGAKVALIERHLMGGDCLNTGCVPSKAIIRSSRAMHAVMQANELGVLSDRKSVAINFPQVMERMRKLRADISKHDSAQRFKDLGVDVFIGEASFLNQSIIQVDQRQLDFKKAVIATGARAAVPEIEGLKETGFLTNETIFSLTALPPRLAVLGAGPIGCELAQTFARFGSEVTLIQSKPQILPREDRDAAQIIQRQLEQDGVKILLNATTTQVSRTETGKKIQIDTQGKVTDFIADEILISTGRAPNVQGLNLEQAGVKYDERNGIVVNDFLQTTNHDIYAAGDICSRYQFTHTADFQARIVIGNALFKGRSKSSQLQIPWCTYTDPEIAHVGLYPHEAAAKNIRIQTFIQELKDVDRAILDAETNGFVKVHVKQGTDKILGATIVASHAGDLISEISVAMKSGMGLKQLASVIHPYPTQADAIRKIGDQYNRTRLSPLIKSIFNKWLTWSR, encoded by the coding sequence ATGACCGAATCGCTTCAGATTGATCCCCCCGATGAATTTAATCAACAGCTGGTGAAACAGGTCCACCCCCCGGACTGGATCAACCCTGAACCGGATGGCAGATACAATCTGGTTGTGATCGGCGCGGGAACAGCTGGCCTGGTTACTGCAGCAGGTGCAGCAGGGCTCGGGGCAAAAGTGGCATTGATCGAGCGGCACCTGATGGGGGGCGATTGCCTGAATACAGGCTGTGTGCCTTCAAAGGCCATCATACGATCTTCCCGGGCAATGCATGCGGTCATGCAGGCAAACGAACTGGGAGTTCTTAGCGATCGCAAATCAGTGGCAATCAACTTTCCACAGGTTATGGAACGCATGCGTAAACTGCGGGCCGACATCAGCAAACACGATTCTGCACAACGGTTCAAAGACCTGGGAGTGGATGTTTTTATCGGCGAGGCCAGCTTTCTCAACCAGTCAATCATTCAAGTTGATCAACGTCAGCTTGATTTCAAAAAAGCAGTAATCGCCACAGGTGCCCGGGCGGCTGTCCCCGAGATCGAAGGACTTAAAGAAACCGGCTTCCTTACCAATGAAACCATCTTTTCATTAACAGCACTGCCTCCCAGGCTGGCCGTATTGGGAGCAGGCCCCATCGGTTGCGAATTAGCACAAACATTCGCCCGCTTCGGTTCGGAAGTCACTCTGATTCAATCTAAACCCCAGATTCTGCCCCGGGAAGACCGTGACGCGGCGCAAATCATTCAGAGGCAACTGGAACAGGATGGCGTCAAGATCCTTCTCAATGCAACCACCACTCAAGTGTCTCGAACCGAAACCGGTAAGAAGATTCAAATCGACACTCAAGGAAAAGTGACGGACTTCATCGCCGATGAAATACTGATCTCTACCGGACGTGCCCCCAACGTCCAGGGTTTAAACCTGGAACAGGCAGGCGTGAAATACGATGAACGAAATGGCATAGTCGTCAATGATTTTCTGCAGACTACCAATCACGACATTTATGCTGCCGGTGATATCTGTTCTCGTTATCAGTTTACACATACTGCAGATTTTCAGGCTCGTATTGTCATTGGAAACGCGCTGTTCAAAGGGAGAAGTAAATCCAGCCAGTTGCAGATCCCCTGGTGTACGTACACAGATCCAGAAATTGCACACGTCGGATTGTATCCACATGAGGCGGCTGCAAAGAACATTCGTATCCAGACTTTCATCCAGGAATTGAAAGACGTCGATCGCGCCATTCTGGATGCCGAAACAAATGGCTTTGTAAAAGTTCATGTCAAACAGGGAACCGATAAAATTCTGGGGGCCACCATTGTCGCCAGCCATGCAGGTGACCTGATTTCTGAAATTTCGGTCGCCATGAAATCAGGTATGGGGTTAAAACAACTGGCCAGTGTCATTCATCCCTACCCTACGCAGGCAGATGCCATCCGAAAAATCGGCGATCAATACAATCGCACCAGGCTCAGTCCATTGATCAAAAGTATTTTCAATAAATGGCTCACCTGGAGCCGCTGA
- the rho gene encoding transcription termination factor Rho: MAAKSSETSDKPKPARRKTTKPRKKVERATEDTLEKSETDALQDEYRRKAEENLEMFENTQSHQSDAEPEREPASMSDTSSESTGDNNSNRSDGDQSSDKSGGNRRRRRRRRKSDGTTSQGPGRQGGQNQNAGNRGRANSNNRGGNRSRSGGNAGGNRTQNRRPRSNTPVDENISGTIEGVLELHPKAYGFIRDPKSNYKAQDSDAFVSSSLIEKHNLREGILIRGEVGPGTRGQGPRLKSIETIDGRTVEEYMQIKSFDELTPINPFEQIKLETGPMPITMRIMDMLTPIGKGQRALVVAPPRTGKTMLLQDIAEAVSTNHPEIRLMVLLIDERPEEVTEMQRSIKGEVISSSMDRDVESHVRTSQLIFERGKRLAEAGEDAFILLDSITRTARAFNKWVGNTGRTMSGGLDVKAMDIPKKMFGTARRFDEGGSLTVLGTALIDTGSRMDEVIFQEFKGTGNMEMVLSRELSDRRIFPAIDITLSGTRREEKILAPEVLEGVTMLRRSLISLNPVEAMEQLSSTLKKFPSNKEFLEKIRAIL, translated from the coding sequence ATGGCCGCTAAAAGTTCTGAAACTTCAGACAAACCCAAACCTGCACGTCGAAAAACGACAAAACCGCGAAAAAAAGTTGAACGCGCGACGGAAGACACTTTAGAAAAAAGTGAGACCGACGCCCTGCAGGATGAGTACCGCCGCAAGGCCGAAGAAAACCTTGAAATGTTCGAAAACACTCAATCCCACCAGAGCGATGCAGAACCTGAAAGAGAACCCGCAAGCATGTCAGATACCTCTTCTGAATCCACAGGCGATAACAACTCAAACCGCTCAGACGGTGATCAGTCATCCGACAAATCCGGAGGCAACCGTCGTCGGAGGAGACGCAGAAGAAAATCAGACGGTACTACCAGCCAGGGACCTGGACGACAGGGTGGCCAAAATCAGAATGCAGGCAACCGGGGACGTGCCAACTCCAACAACCGTGGCGGAAATCGATCGCGATCCGGCGGCAATGCGGGAGGCAACAGAACACAAAACCGCAGACCTCGCTCCAATACTCCTGTCGACGAAAATATTTCAGGAACCATTGAAGGGGTACTCGAGCTACATCCCAAAGCTTACGGCTTTATCAGAGACCCTAAATCCAACTACAAGGCCCAGGATTCCGACGCTTTCGTTTCCAGTTCTCTGATCGAAAAACACAATCTTCGTGAAGGAATTCTGATTCGCGGCGAAGTAGGGCCTGGTACTCGTGGCCAGGGTCCTCGACTCAAATCGATCGAAACGATTGATGGCCGTACTGTCGAAGAATACATGCAAATCAAATCGTTCGATGAGCTGACTCCTATCAACCCGTTTGAACAGATCAAACTGGAAACAGGCCCCATGCCGATCACAATGCGCATCATGGATATGCTCACTCCGATCGGCAAAGGACAACGTGCACTGGTAGTGGCTCCTCCTCGAACCGGTAAAACAATGCTGCTGCAGGATATCGCAGAAGCAGTCAGTACCAATCACCCCGAAATCCGCCTGATGGTGCTGCTGATCGACGAGCGTCCCGAAGAAGTAACGGAAATGCAACGTTCTATCAAAGGCGAAGTCATTTCTTCTTCAATGGACCGGGATGTCGAAAGTCACGTCCGCACCAGTCAGTTGATTTTTGAACGTGGTAAGCGACTGGCGGAAGCAGGCGAAGACGCCTTCATTCTGCTGGACAGTATCACCCGTACCGCACGTGCCTTTAACAAATGGGTCGGAAACACCGGACGTACCATGAGTGGTGGTCTGGATGTGAAAGCCATGGATATTCCCAAAAAGATGTTCGGAACCGCCCGTCGATTTGATGAAGGTGGATCCCTGACGGTACTGGGAACCGCTTTGATCGATACGGGCAGCCGCATGGATGAAGTGATCTTTCAGGAATTCAAAGGAACCGGCAACATGGAAATGGTTCTCAGTCGGGAACTGTCCGACCGCCGTATCTTTCCTGCCATTGATATCACGCTCTCCGGAACACGTCGTGAGGAAAAAATCCTGGCCCCCGAAGTACTGGAAGGTGTCACGATGCTCCGTCGCAGTCTGATTTCCCTGAACCCGGTCGAAGCCATGGAACAACTCAGCAGTACCCTCAAGAAATTCCCGAGCAATAAAGAATTTCTGGAAAAGATCCGCGCCATCCTCTAG
- a CDS encoding DUF3604 domain-containing protein, producing the protein MTTDYQNFFGDLHNHNQVGYALGSLDRSFEIARNHLDFYAFTPHSYWPDVVDYDGKITHKWKNGFHIARARWPEVVQLAKDFDSPGEFVTILGYERHGTEEGDYHILFPDLQGDYELIDDLAELQAFARQRGCLMIPHHPANRLGHRGFDATKLASDVSPVLEIHSEWGCAEHDRAPFPYKRHTEGGRWTKHTLQYYLNQGYRLGVVASTDDHLGYPGGYREGLAAIKASELTRDALFDGLRNRRTYAVSGDRIELDFYLNNQMMGQELPFTDERELKVKVQGWDEIDRVEVLKNGRVIHRDFPVDKSNGAHPWDKPVVLRFEYGWGPWPALGWGGTADWNFNVDIDGGEIQQIQTCFTTGPLDEFRRDRILEQTPQQLKVQSFTALKQQVDDWSQKAIVMRIQGDADTRISVSCQQPSECQLTQKFSDLAVSNEMLFTRPFPWESAMLHRLVFHNQWNTEFTFIDQSDGNQDDWYYVRVIQSNGEMAWSSPIWVNQK; encoded by the coding sequence ATGACAACCGACTATCAGAATTTCTTCGGCGATTTACATAATCACAATCAAGTAGGTTATGCACTCGGGTCACTCGACCGCTCTTTTGAAATCGCGCGAAATCATCTTGATTTCTATGCTTTTACCCCTCATTCCTACTGGCCTGATGTCGTCGATTACGATGGTAAAATCACGCACAAATGGAAAAATGGATTTCATATCGCCCGCGCCCGCTGGCCGGAAGTCGTACAACTGGCGAAAGACTTCGATTCACCGGGAGAGTTTGTCACGATCCTGGGTTACGAACGACATGGTACCGAAGAAGGGGACTACCACATTCTCTTTCCGGACCTTCAGGGAGACTACGAACTCATCGACGACCTTGCAGAACTTCAGGCATTCGCGAGACAGCGGGGCTGCCTGATGATTCCCCATCATCCTGCCAATCGCCTGGGCCATCGTGGATTTGATGCCACCAAATTGGCATCCGATGTTTCACCTGTCCTGGAAATCCATTCCGAATGGGGGTGTGCCGAACATGACCGGGCTCCTTTTCCCTATAAAAGACACACGGAAGGGGGACGCTGGACGAAACACACGCTTCAATATTATCTGAACCAGGGCTATCGTCTCGGAGTGGTTGCGAGCACGGACGATCATCTGGGATACCCGGGCGGTTACCGCGAAGGCCTGGCTGCCATCAAAGCATCCGAACTGACCCGCGATGCCTTATTCGACGGATTGCGTAATCGCCGTACTTACGCGGTCTCCGGTGATCGCATCGAACTGGACTTCTATCTCAATAATCAGATGATGGGGCAGGAACTCCCTTTTACTGATGAACGTGAACTGAAGGTAAAGGTGCAGGGCTGGGATGAAATTGATCGTGTGGAAGTTTTGAAAAATGGACGTGTGATTCATCGTGACTTTCCTGTTGATAAATCTAATGGAGCCCATCCCTGGGACAAACCGGTGGTTCTGCGTTTCGAATATGGCTGGGGTCCCTGGCCGGCTTTAGGCTGGGGAGGCACGGCTGACTGGAATTTCAATGTCGATATCGACGGTGGCGAGATCCAGCAGATTCAGACCTGTTTTACCACCGGACCACTGGATGAATTCCGCCGTGATCGCATTTTGGAACAGACACCTCAGCAGTTGAAAGTCCAGTCGTTCACCGCTCTCAAACAGCAGGTTGATGACTGGTCCCAGAAAGCCATCGTCATGCGGATTCAGGGAGATGCCGACACCCGGATATCGGTTTCCTGTCAGCAGCCCAGTGAATGTCAGCTGACACAAAAGTTTTCAGACCTGGCGGTCAGCAATGAAATGTTATTTACCCGACCGTTTCCCTGGGAATCGGCTATGCTGCATCGGCTTGTATTTCATAATCAGTGGAATACAGAATTTACATTCATCGATCAGAGTGATGGCAACCAGGATGACTGGTACTATGTCCGCGTCATTCAGTCCAATGGCGAGATGGCCTGGTCCAGCCCCATCTGGGTCAATCAGAAATGA